A single region of the Vicia villosa cultivar HV-30 ecotype Madison, WI linkage group LG4, Vvil1.0, whole genome shotgun sequence genome encodes:
- the LOC131596897 gene encoding uncharacterized protein LOC131596897 — protein MAGFKLLGTARILDKEATFKELINQDIRCWKRDLASSIFDSVESSQISSIPLSLGDTEDKLIWHFERNGEYSVRSAYHLYTQYKQAKSPGPSNYSCQQLWKAIWRAPIHNRIRNFLWRLVNNILPTRVNLSKKGIVLDVNCPLCLSFPESSHHLFLNCEFSRLVFFSSTLCYRVPNETYICEWLTAVLSCGNNFYIQMISYLAYKIWCSCNDLLFKHKAAEPCVVAETTLENVCEFNIYYPKVGAKQSRIVRPNHETLPND, from the coding sequence ATGGCTGGTTTTAAGCTGCTGGGAACTGCGAGAATTCTGGACAAAGAGGCTACATTTAAAGAGTTAATTAACCAGGACATAAGGTGCTGGAAGAGAGATTTGGCCAGTTCAATCTTTGATTCAGTCGAATCTAGCCAAATATCAAGCATTCCTCTCTCCCTTGGGGACACTGAAGACAAACTGATATGGCATTTTGAAAGAAACGGTGAATACTCTGTCCGTAGTGCTTACCACCTCTACACCCAATACAAGCAAGCCAAATCCCCAGGACCTTCTAACTATAGCTGCCAGCAACTGTGGAAAGCCATTTGGAGGGCCCCGATCCATAATAGAATCCGAAATTTTCTGTGGAGGTTAGTAAACAATATCCTTCCCACAAGGGTGAACCTATCTAAGAAGGGAATTGTTCTTGATGTAAACTGCCCTCTCTGTCTCTCCTTTCCCGAGTCATCTCATCACCTATTCCTTAATTGTGAGTTCTCTCGGCTTGTATTTTTCTCTTCCACCCTCTGCTACCGAGTTCCAAATGAAACATACATTTGCGAATGGCTGACTGCGGTGCTGTCCTGTGGGAACAATTTCTATATTCAAATGATATCCTACTTGGCCTACAAGATTTGGTGTTCCTGTAACGACCTATTGTTCAAGCATAAGGCAGCGGAACCTTGTGTCGTGGCTGAAACAACTCTTGAAAATGTGTGTGAATTCAACATTTATTATCCGAAGGTGGGAGCCAAGCAGTCAAGGATAGTGCGTCCTAATCATGAAACTCTGCCAAACGATTGA
- the LOC131596896 gene encoding uncharacterized protein LOC131596896 — protein MVNLDKSEVSFSRNVCEADANLIRKRMGVKADVNHSKYLGLPVVFGRLKRDVFTMVIERVWNKLKEWKERFLSRAGKEVLIKAVAQAIPTYIMSCYKLPESTCHEIETLLAKLWWGSRNGERKVHWLSWDKMARAKGVRGLGFRGVSDFNTSFLGKH, from the coding sequence ATGGTGAACCTAGATAAGTCAGAGGTGTCGTTCAGTCGAAACGTGTGTGAAGCTGATGCAAATTTGATCCGTAAAAGGATGGGGGTAAAGGCAGATGTGAACCACTCCAAATATCTGGGCTTACCGGTTGTGTTCGGAAGATTGAAAAGAGACGTTTTCACCATGGTCATTGAGAGAGTTTGGAATAAGCTTAAAGAGTGGAAAGAGCGATTTCTATCCAGAGCCGGGAAGGAAGTGTTAATAAAAGCCGTAGCTCAAGCAATTCCCACTTATATTATGAGTTGCTATAAGCTTCCGGAATCTACGTGCCATGAGATTGAAACTCTGTTAGCAAAATTATGGTGGGGTTCACGGAACGGCGAAAGGAAGGTCCATTGGTTGAGCTGGGATAAGATGGCCCGGGCAAAAGGAGTTAGGGGTTTAGGATTTCGAGGTGTCAGTGATTTTAATACTAGTTTTCTTGGTAAACACTAA